One window of the Lycorma delicatula isolate Av1 chromosome 3, ASM4794821v1, whole genome shotgun sequence genome contains the following:
- the LOC142320905 gene encoding U6 snRNA-associated Sm-like protein LSm6 produces the protein MSRKEALTQFIQQIHGRPVVVKLNSGVDYRGVLACLDGYMNIALEQTEEYFNGQLKNKYGDAFIRGNNVLYISTQKRRGG, from the exons ATGAGTCGAAAAGAGGCATTGACACAGTTTATTCAACAAATACATGGAAGACCAGTTGTTGTCAAACTTAATAGTGGTGTTGATTACCGAG GTGTTTTAGCATGCCTTGATGGTTATATGAACATTGCTTTAGAACAGACTGAAGAATACTTTAATGgacagttaaaaaacaaatatggtgATGCATTTATTAGAggaaataatgtattatacattAGTACACAAAAGCGTAGAGGTGGTTGA